From a region of the Pecten maximus chromosome 18, xPecMax1.1, whole genome shotgun sequence genome:
- the LOC117316953 gene encoding uncharacterized protein LOC117316953 gives MNRGDYINEANRQLTNETFYRKLDRDPTQEYAKLINEAIDRILNKGDIDADTASFLRPVNALSGKFYLLPKIHKPGNPGRPIINSISHPTEKISKFVDFHLRPIVENLPSYIKDTTDYPNKTPSSNIPEGTLLVTMDVVSLYTNIPHADGINACREAWERRGYKHPSTDSLVELLTLVFTLNNFQFNNENYLQVSGTAMGTKMAPSYANVFMGHLESQLLASASIKPFSWLRFIDDIEIKWTSNRTSLDEFIDHANTFHPTIKFTAEVSTETNTFLDTSSTLLDGKINTDLYSKPTDTHQYLRPSSCHPSHTTKSIPYSQALRIRRIVSDDTVFERRCSELKSHLLARGYKSTLIDRELDKVRVLDRASLLEYKVRTPTQRVPCVVTFHPNLPSISSILHNHWRIIESSAALKRIFPEPPLLAYQLFNVIMELPEEFLFMLLV, from the coding sequence ATGAACAGGGGTGACTACATCAATGAGGCTAACCGTCAGCTTACCAACGAGACGTTCTATCGCAAACTTGATAGGGACCCGACGCAAGAATACGCCAAACTAATCAATGAGGCCATCGATAGAATACTCAACAAGGGGGATATAGACGCAGATACCGCTAGTTTCCTGCGTCCCGTAAATGCTCTATCAGGGAAATTCTATCTCCTTCCTAAGATCCATAAACCTGGAAACCCGGGTAGACCTATTATCAACTCTATAAGCCATCCGACGGAGAAAATTTCTAAATTCGTCGATTTCCATCTTCGACCAATTGTTGAAAATCTACCATCTTACATAAAAGACACCACCGATTATCCTAATAAAACACCATCCAGCAACATACCAGAAGGTACTCTGCTAGTTACAATGGACGTCGTCTCTCTTTACACAAACATCCCTCATGCGGACGGCATTAATGCCTGTCGGGAGGCATGGGAACGCCGTGGGTATAAGCACCCATCGACTGATAGTCTAGTAGAATTACTTACACTTGTCTTCACACTCAACAACTTCCAGTTTAACAATGAAAACTACTTGCAGGTCAGTGGTACAGCTATGGGCACTAAGATGGCTCCTTCATATGCTAATGTATTCATGGGACATCTTGAATCCCAACTTTTAGCATCTGCTTCAATTAAGCCATTCAGCTGGCTCAGATTCATCGatgatattgaaatcaaatGGACTTCGAACCGGACATCACTCGATGAATTTATAGATCACGCAAACACGTTCCATCCAACAATCAAATTCACTGCAGAGGTCTCCACGGAAACTAACACATTTCTAGACACCAGTTCAACCTTACTTGACGGAAAAATAAACACAGACCTCTATTCCAAACCAACTGACACGCACCAGTATCTCCGCCCGTCCAGCTGTCATCCCTCACACACCACGAAGAGCATTCCCTATTCCCAAGCTCTACGTATCCGACGGATAGTGTCCGATGATACAGTCTTCGAACGTCGATGCTCAGAACTTAAATCACACCTTCTTGCTAGAGGATATAAATCTACTTTGATAGATCGGGAACTAGACAAAGTCAGGGTACTTGACAGAGCCAGCCTTCTAGAATACAAAGTCAGAACTCCGACACAAAGGGTCCCTTGTGTTGTCACGTTCCATCCTAACTTGCCGTCTATTTCTTCCATTTTACATAATCATTGGCGCATCATTGAGTCGTCAGCTGCACTCAAACGGATCTTTCCAGAACCACCGTTATTGGCCTATC